TTTAGGGACAATTCTGCGCAGCAGAATATACATGAAATATGTCCAATATAGTAGTTCTCTACCctgattcttgcttttgtttgtttttggttttttggtaaCTTTTATTTCCTGGTCCCGATTTAATGaaaaaagtaatgttttctgTGATGAAGGCAAGAGTCAATGGGTAGATATGGGCAGCAGCTGATTTCGGCTTCATGGAAAGGAAGCACTCAAAGGGTTAAAGTAGCCTGAAGACAACTGAATGGGAATTTGTTAGACTTGCAAGTATTTTCCCCCAGAAGCTAAATGATCATCTGTCCTGACACGCCCGGCCCCCTCCAACGCCAGGAATCCATATTCCCAGAAACCAGCTAGGCCAACAgcagccctcctgcctccctacTCCAGGTCAAGAAAGGCACAAAGAAGACCAACAAATAATACTGAGGCGGTGCTTTGGATCCGGAAGACCTTGAGGTACCTGGAAAAGAGTACTGATGGCCCCATCTGGCCAATGGGAAAGGTGAGGCACGGAGAGACTGATTAAACACTTTAAGTCACAAGTGAGAGAGAACCAGGAacttaagggggggggggtgagggggacattctctttttcttctgtgggGGAGGATGAGGGGGAAACATACCACCAACAATAGCAAACACAACTCTCAACAGCAAAGCGGCAGGATCCCAGCCACCCCAGGAGATCACCCTCTGAGCAGCTGTGAGGATTCCTCCGCAGAGGAAATCCTAGCTCCAGACTCGCTGCGCCCACCCTCGGGGCTGCATCCAGGGCTGGAGATTGAGGCAGGATTGGCCTGGGCAGGCACATAAGGTAGCTCTGCTTCTTAAGGCATGGCTGCTGTCTTTCGAGGAATGGGCTCACATCCACGTTGGGAGGTGGGCGTCAGACCGCTGCCTCCCCTGAAACTACCCTGCAAGAAAGAATCATTTGGTGGAACACTGCTGCCTAGGGAACTCATCTCCCCCGGGGCTGGGGGCTTCCACTAAAGCCAAAACAGCGTCACCAAGCCAACCAACAACACATTTCTTGTGTCCCTTGGaagaataagaagagagagagagacagagagacagagagagagagaaaagaagacacaaatgaatcATAAATTTGCAGATGATTGTCTAACTAGAAAGCCGAGGGGAATCAACCAAAAAACTATCAGAACTAAGATCAGAGTTTGCTCAAGTGGCAGATTAAAAGTCAAGCATACAAAGAACCCATTGCTTTTGGGGTCACTTGGTGTGGCCTAACACGCTGGAAGAGCTGTGCTTTTCTGCGTGGCCTCCACGCTTTGTGCAACTTGCCAGATTTAAAAAGATGGAGGCGAGCCAAGGGGATGCCTCCTCCGCTGTCACCTCAGACACCAATGTGGGACAGGTGCCTGGGCTCACTGCTGCAGAAGGGGCGGTCACTCCCAGGGGGGCCCTCCCTGCAGGCCCGACCCAGCCTCTTTCTCCCCAACTCTTTTTCTATTCCAATCCCAAAGACACATGGGGAAGCTTGGCAAGGGTAGCTGCGGGAGCCACCAAGGGTGGATGTGGTCAAAGATTGTGCTCTGTCATTTCCAAACAAAGTCCGTTTTTAAAAAGGCGGTGGGGCTGTCAGGTCTCCTATCTGTCCTCTCAATGCCTCTCTGATCGGAAGCCTGGCGAGGCCACTGTGCTGAGCCCCGACGGGGGACTTCCACGGTCTGGTCATAAAGGCCAAGGGAGGCCGCCCAGGGCTGAGCAGTGGCAGGCTGGCCAGCCAGGGGTGGCGGTCATTTGCGGTCCAGGTTGGCGTGCAGCTGGGCTTCCCGCACCATGCGGTCAAAGGAGCGCGTGTTGGTTTCCTCACGCACCTTCTCCCGCACGTGGAAGGAGGCCCGGGCTGTGGAGCGGGCGCTCTCCAGCGCGCTCCTCCGCTCCCGAGACAGCTGCTCGCTGCGCTCCAGCTTGCGCCCGATGGCCTGCAGTAGCTCCCTCCGGCGGCAGTCTTCGTCCCTCTCCACCTTCTCCTTATTGGCGCGCTGGGCCCGCTCCTTTTCCAACCGACTCTGGCCCACACGCCGCGCCTTCTGCTGCACCGCTTCCTCGGCCGCCTGCGCCGCGTGTTGCAGCCGCCGCTCTCCGGCCCGGGCCAGCGCCTCCAGGTGCGCCTGGTGCTCGCGCTCTTTGCGCTCGGCCGTCTCCTTGGCCCGCCGGCCCTGCAGCTCCTCCCGCCGGGCCCGCTCCCGCAGCTCGCGGGCGCGCTGCTCCACCAGCTGCTCGTAGTTCTCCTGCGCGCGGCCCAAGCTGGCCTCCAGCGAGCTCCGCAGGCCCTCTCGCTCCGCGCGCTCCTGCCGGACCCGGCCTTGCAGCAGCGCCTCGTGGCGCGCCCGCTCGGCCCGGCTCAGCTCCCGCTTCTCCCGCTGCAGCTGGCCCTCCTGCCGCTGCTTGGTGCGGGCCGCGCGCTGGGCGCGCTCCCGGCGGGCCTGTTCGGCCCGCTCGCGCCCTTCCTGCAGGCCCTCCTCccgctgcttcaggttctgttcCTGCTGCAGCTTGCGCAGCCTATCCTCCCGGGCCGCGCGCTCCGCCCGCTCCCGCCGCAGCAGGCCCTGGCGCTCCGCCAGCTCCCGCCGCCGCTCCTCGCTGCGCTCGCACTGCCGCTGCCGTCGTCGCGCCGCCTCGAGCTCCTCGCGCCCCCGGCGGCCGCGCCGCTCCTCCACCTGCGCCGCCCAGGCCCGGCGGCCCTGCTCCAGCGCGCGCTGCTTCTCCCGCTCCTCGCGTTCCCGCCGCTGCTCGGCGCGCACGCGCTGCTGCTCCCATTGGCCGTGGGCCGCGGCGCGCTGCTCCAGCAGCAGGCGCTCCTCCTGGTGGCGCGCCAGCATCAGCGCCGCGATCTTGCGGTCGCGCTCCGGCACTCCCCGCAGGCCCCGCTCGGCGCGCACTTGGCGCACTATGCGCTCCACGTGCTGAGCCGTCTGCGGCGAGTGGCTCAGGTCGCCCAGGCTGAAGCTGCGGCCGGTGAGCGGCACCAGGGCCAGGGCAGATGGGCGGCCCAGAGGGTTGGGGGCGGAGGACGCGGAGCCCGCTGGGCAGCTGTTCCTGGCCGAGGCCCGCGGAGGCCAGCGCAGCTCCCGCAGGCTCTCCCCGCTGTAGGACGACGACGACGCGCCGGACTCGGAGCTGAGGGCGCCCTCGCGCCGGCGGGACAGCGAGTCTAGCGAGTGGCTCTTCCTACCTGCCCGCGAACCCGCGGGCGGAGGTTGCGTCCGAGCAGGGGACGGGCTGGAGGAGGCCTTGCGGGCGGCACGCGGCGCGGGCGAGGCCGGGAGGCTGGcgctgctgcagctgctgctgctgccgcccgCGCTGGCgcccgaggcggcggcggccgcctGGCCCAGTGGCGTGAAGAGGCGCCGTTTCTCCTCGCGCACGATGCGCTCGCGCTCGGCCCGGCACTGCTGCAGCTTGGCGCGTCGCTCCGCTTCGTA
The sequence above is a segment of the Panthera leo isolate Ple1 chromosome B3, P.leo_Ple1_pat1.1, whole genome shotgun sequence genome. Coding sequences within it:
- the CCDC177 gene encoding coiled-coil domain-containing protein 177; translated protein: MVDPVPEEEKEGAEPEGSGGDGAAASVPPDAQGAQQPAASSASASAAAPRKAEVPSVAEEGGRREQSPLLHLDLFNFDCPEAEGSRYVLTSPRSLEACARCAVKPVELLPRALADLVREAPGRSMRVATGLYEAYEAERRAKLQQCRAERERIVREEKRRLFTPLGQAAAAASGASAGGSSSSCSSASLPASPAPRAARKASSSPSPARTQPPPAGSRAGRKSHSLDSLSRRREGALSSESGASSSSYSGESLRELRWPPRASARNSCPAGSASSAPNPLGRPSALALVPLTGRSFSLGDLSHSPQTAQHVERIVRQVRAERGLRGVPERDRKIAALMLARHQEERLLLEQRAAAHGQWEQQRVRAEQRREREEREKQRALEQGRRAWAAQVEERRGRRGREELEAARRRQRQCERSEERRRELAERQGLLRRERAERAAREDRLRKLQQEQNLKQREEGLQEGRERAEQARRERAQRAARTKQRQEGQLQREKRELSRAERARHEALLQGRVRQERAEREGLRSSLEASLGRAQENYEQLVEQRARELRERARREELQGRRAKETAERKEREHQAHLEALARAGERRLQHAAQAAEEAVQQKARRVGQSRLEKERAQRANKEKVERDEDCRRRELLQAIGRKLERSEQLSRERRSALESARSTARASFHVREKVREETNTRSFDRMVREAQLHANLDRK